In a single window of the uncultured Dysgonomonas sp. genome:
- a CDS encoding efflux transporter outer membrane subunit, giving the protein MMRKHIKGVVLLGVILSIGLTSCGVLNKNKYKSPEVDSADMFRGENPTDTTTIANIPWREYFSDPALQALIDEGLTNNYDLRLAYNRIQQAEAGLYIAKSAYFPTVALGAQVTHTQKSISNGKERVLGYNGGDQWALGFVVQWEADIWGKLNSKTKAQYANLVSTHAYRNLIQTSLVANIATTYYSLLALDEQLKITLETIELLKESTATMQAMMQAGLLNRAGVKQSEALLYSTQVSVPDLQMQINQLENSLSLLLGRKPGPITRTAIDNQAVPAELEVGIPAQMLAKRPDVLQAEMGFRYAFEMKNVAQRSLYPSLTLGSSSSVGFASNTLSQFFKPTNILANIVGGLTQPIFAGNQLRGQYKIAKAQQEEALLTFEQTVLTASQEVSNIMFTYETSLRKNEDRAKQVDALSLAVGDTQQLLKAGEANYTEVLQAEQSLLQAQLGQVSDKLEQLQASVNLYRALGGGIE; this is encoded by the coding sequence ATGATGAGAAAACATATAAAAGGTGTAGTTCTGTTGGGAGTAATACTCTCAATAGGCCTCACATCCTGTGGAGTTCTGAACAAGAATAAATACAAATCCCCCGAAGTGGATTCAGCAGACATGTTCAGAGGAGAGAATCCAACGGATACTACTACTATAGCAAATATCCCATGGAGGGAATATTTCAGCGACCCCGCTCTTCAGGCATTGATAGATGAAGGTCTTACCAACAACTATGACCTGCGTCTGGCATATAACCGTATCCAACAGGCCGAAGCCGGACTATATATTGCCAAATCGGCATATTTCCCTACTGTTGCTTTAGGGGCTCAGGTTACACATACACAGAAAAGTATCAGCAATGGCAAGGAAAGGGTACTCGGTTATAATGGCGGCGACCAATGGGCGCTGGGTTTTGTAGTACAATGGGAAGCTGATATCTGGGGTAAACTGAATAGCAAAACAAAAGCTCAGTATGCTAACCTTGTTAGTACACATGCATACCGTAATCTTATTCAGACATCTCTGGTTGCCAATATAGCTACCACCTATTACTCGCTGCTGGCACTCGACGAGCAGTTGAAGATTACATTGGAAACGATTGAATTGCTAAAGGAAAGTACTGCAACAATGCAGGCCATGATGCAAGCCGGACTCCTCAATCGGGCCGGTGTAAAGCAAAGTGAAGCTTTACTCTATAGTACTCAGGTTAGTGTGCCGGATCTGCAAATGCAAATCAATCAGTTGGAAAATTCCCTTAGCCTGTTATTAGGACGTAAACCGGGACCTATCACAAGGACAGCTATTGACAACCAGGCAGTACCAGCCGAACTAGAAGTTGGTATTCCGGCTCAGATGTTGGCAAAACGCCCGGATGTATTGCAAGCCGAGATGGGATTCAGGTATGCGTTCGAGATGAAGAATGTAGCTCAACGGTCTCTGTATCCGTCTTTGACCCTAGGAAGTTCTTCTTCGGTAGGATTCGCATCCAATACACTTTCACAGTTCTTCAAACCGACAAACATTCTTGCTAATATCGTAGGTGGACTTACACAACCTATATTTGCAGGGAATCAGTTAAGAGGACAATATAAGATAGCTAAAGCTCAACAGGAAGAAGCATTACTTACTTTCGAACAAACAGTATTAACTGCAAGTCAGGAAGTATCGAATATTATGTTTACATACGAAACTTCACTCCGCAAGAATGAAGACCGTGCTAAACAAGTAGATGCTCTTTCCCTTGCGGTGGGTGATACCCAACAGTTACTGAAAGCCGGTGAAGCTAACTATACAGAAGTGCTACAGGCAGAACAAAGTTTACTGCAAGCACAACTTGGACAGGTAAGCGATAAACTTGAACAACTACAGGCATCTGTAAATCTTTACAGAGCACTTGGAGGAGGTATCGAGTAA
- a CDS encoding GNAT family N-acetyltransferase, whose protein sequence is MEIKSLSETDFGVIFHAFNQAFADYEIQLDRQQLRTMVKRRGFNPGLSFAAFEGNEIVAFTLNGTGNFNGIATAYDTGTGTLKGYRGKGLATKIFEYSIPFLREQNIKQYLLEVLQHNTKAVSVYKNIGFEVSREFNYFRQENEKIKNDIKTSDIPCSIKQINIRDFDFLPDFRDFYPSWQNSFESINRASNDFVSLGAFIENKLAGYCVFEPASGDITQIAVDKQCRREGIASLLLKEVVCLNKNDAVKVINTDISCSSITAFLKSKNIEITGMQYEMIKEM, encoded by the coding sequence ATGGAAATAAAATCTCTTAGTGAAACTGACTTCGGTGTCATATTCCATGCTTTTAATCAGGCTTTTGCCGATTACGAAATTCAACTGGACAGGCAACAACTCCGGACGATGGTAAAAAGGCGGGGTTTTAATCCCGGTTTATCTTTTGCTGCATTTGAAGGAAATGAAATCGTAGCTTTTACGCTTAATGGAACAGGAAATTTCAACGGAATTGCAACAGCCTACGATACAGGTACGGGCACATTGAAAGGATACAGGGGAAAGGGTTTGGCTACAAAAATCTTCGAATACTCGATTCCTTTCCTAAGGGAACAGAATATCAAACAATATTTACTCGAAGTTTTACAACATAATACAAAAGCTGTATCTGTTTATAAAAATATAGGGTTTGAAGTAAGCCGGGAGTTTAATTATTTCAGACAGGAAAACGAAAAGATCAAGAATGATATTAAAACTTCCGATATACCCTGTTCGATAAAACAAATCAATATCCGGGATTTTGACTTCCTGCCGGATTTCCGGGATTTTTATCCATCATGGCAAAATAGCTTCGAATCCATCAACAGAGCGAGTAACGATTTCGTGAGTCTGGGTGCATTCATCGAAAATAAATTGGCCGGATATTGCGTATTCGAACCTGCTTCGGGAGATATTACCCAAATAGCGGTTGATAAGCAATGCAGACGCGAAGGAATAGCCTCGCTGCTACTGAAAGAAGTAGTCTGCTTAAACAAAAATGATGCTGTAAAAGTTATAAATACAGATATATCATGTAGCTCGATTACAGCGTTTCTGAAATCAAAGAATATAGAGATTACGGGGATGCAGTATGAAATGATAAAAGAGATGTAA
- a CDS encoding SulP family inorganic anion transporter — MKKDLLKDFTPQLFISLKTYDKGKFINDLMSGLIVGIVALPLALAFGIASGVTPEQGIITAIIAGFIISFLGGSRVQIGGPTGAFIVIVYGVVQTHGIKGLLIATIIAGVILVLLGIFKLGKIIKFIPYPIIVGFTSGIAVTIFTTQIADIFGLSFGGEKVPGDFIGKWIIYIKHFDTINWWNTAVSIGSILIIVLTPRIVKKVPGSLVAIILITAIVYFMKTYFGINAIDTIGDRFRINAELPDAVMPDINMAAITDLLPVAITIALLGAIESLLSATVADGVIGGEKHNSNTELIAQGVANIITPLFGGIPATGAIARTMTNINNGGRTPVAGIIHAVVLLLILLLLMPLAQYIPMACLAGVLVIVSYNMSEWRTFKALLRNQKSDVAVLLITFFLTVIFDLTIAIEVGLLLAVVLFMKRINEVTHVSVIKNELDLTDESEFTQDEEILTLPEGVEVYEIDGPFFFGIANKFEESMRVIGDKSKIRIIRMRKVPFIDSTGLHNLESLCQKSMKDGIQVILSGVRFKVHAMIETSDIPTMIGEMNICDNINIAIARANEILSEAGNQE, encoded by the coding sequence ATGAAAAAAGATCTTCTCAAAGATTTCACGCCCCAGTTATTTATTTCACTGAAGACGTACGATAAAGGAAAATTCATAAACGACCTCATGTCAGGTCTTATTGTTGGTATTGTTGCCCTGCCTCTGGCTCTGGCTTTTGGTATTGCGTCGGGTGTAACTCCTGAACAAGGTATAATCACGGCTATTATCGCCGGGTTTATCATATCCTTTCTGGGAGGTAGCCGTGTACAGATAGGGGGACCTACGGGCGCTTTTATCGTTATTGTCTATGGGGTAGTGCAAACGCATGGTATAAAAGGGTTACTCATTGCTACTATTATTGCAGGGGTTATTCTGGTATTGTTAGGTATTTTTAAATTAGGGAAGATCATCAAGTTTATCCCGTATCCTATCATAGTCGGTTTTACCAGTGGTATTGCCGTCACTATCTTTACTACACAGATTGCCGACATTTTCGGACTCAGCTTCGGCGGGGAGAAAGTTCCCGGAGATTTTATCGGAAAATGGATTATATACATTAAGCATTTCGATACTATCAACTGGTGGAACACAGCTGTAAGTATAGGCAGTATACTGATAATTGTGCTTACGCCACGTATAGTAAAAAAAGTGCCGGGTTCGCTTGTCGCCATTATCTTGATTACAGCCATCGTTTATTTCATGAAAACATATTTTGGAATAAACGCTATAGATACTATTGGCGACCGCTTCAGAATAAATGCGGAACTGCCTGATGCTGTAATGCCTGATATCAATATGGCAGCCATTACCGACTTACTTCCTGTCGCGATCACCATCGCCCTTCTCGGAGCTATTGAGTCGTTATTGTCGGCTACAGTGGCCGACGGTGTAATAGGAGGAGAAAAACATAATTCCAATACCGAACTTATTGCACAAGGGGTCGCAAATATCATTACCCCTCTGTTTGGCGGTATTCCGGCTACCGGTGCCATTGCGCGCACTATGACGAATATCAATAACGGGGGACGGACACCGGTGGCAGGTATAATCCATGCCGTTGTCTTATTGCTTATTCTGCTTCTGTTGATGCCTTTGGCTCAATATATACCGATGGCATGCCTTGCCGGAGTACTGGTTATTGTGTCATATAATATGAGCGAGTGGCGTACATTCAAAGCTCTGCTGAGAAATCAGAAATCGGATGTCGCAGTATTGCTTATAACATTTTTCCTGACGGTAATATTCGACCTTACCATTGCTATCGAGGTGGGTTTATTACTGGCTGTGGTACTCTTTATGAAACGAATCAACGAGGTAACACATGTCTCTGTCATAAAGAACGAACTGGATTTGACAGATGAAAGCGAATTTACCCAGGATGAAGAAATCCTTACCCTGCCTGAGGGGGTAGAGGTTTATGAGATCGATGGTCCTTTCTTTTTCGGCATTGCCAACAAGTTTGAGGAAAGCATGCGTGTAATTGGAGATAAATCGAAGATACGCATTATACGGATGCGTAAAGTTCCGTTTATAGATTCCACTGGACTGCATAATCTGGAAAGCCTCTGTCAGAAGTCAATGAAAGACGGCATACAGGTTATTTTGTCGGGGGTAAGGTTCAAGGTGCACGCCATGATAGAAACTTCAGATATACCTACTATGATAGGTGAGATGAATATATGCGATAATATCAATATTGCAATAGCCCGGGCGAATGAGATTCTCAGTGAGGCAGGAAATCAGGAATAG
- the rbr gene encoding rubrerythrin, with amino-acid sequence MEKSIKGTETEKCLLKSFAGESQARMRYTMFASQAKKEGFEQIAAIFLETADQEKEHAKRMFKFLEGGMVEITAMYPAGKIGTTAENLIEAAAGEHEEWAIDYPAFAEIAEKEGFKEIAVMYRMIGKVENMHEDRYKALLARVESNGVFTREEAIDWQCRNCGFVIKSKMAPKTCPACLHPQAHFEPLKWNF; translated from the coding sequence ATGGAAAAAAGTATCAAAGGTACTGAGACCGAAAAGTGCCTGTTAAAATCATTCGCGGGAGAATCTCAAGCTAGAATGCGTTACACAATGTTTGCCAGCCAGGCGAAAAAAGAAGGTTTTGAACAAATCGCAGCTATCTTCCTAGAAACTGCTGATCAGGAAAAGGAACATGCAAAACGTATGTTCAAATTTCTTGAAGGAGGCATGGTAGAAATCACAGCGATGTACCCTGCCGGTAAGATAGGGACAACTGCCGAAAACCTTATAGAAGCCGCAGCCGGAGAACATGAAGAGTGGGCTATTGACTATCCTGCTTTTGCTGAAATAGCAGAAAAGGAAGGCTTCAAAGAAATAGCCGTAATGTACCGCATGATAGGTAAAGTAGAAAACATGCATGAAGACCGCTATAAAGCTCTTCTTGCCCGCGTGGAAAGCAATGGTGTATTTACCCGCGAAGAAGCTATCGACTGGCAATGCCGCAATTGTGGATTCGTTATCAAGAGTAAAATGGCTCCAAAAACTTGTCCGGCCTGCCTGCATCCACAAGCTCACTTCGAACCATTGAAATGGAATTTCTAA
- a CDS encoding glycosyltransferase, producing the protein MEKRSILIDLRYLAYLNNGFGQLALNYGNYFKDNPEKIQDLDITLLVPKEYINKFGNNIKYLEYKRNYKVYPFLLPHYDIWHSITQQVKTISLHSNTVRIISVHDLNFLYERGTAKAKRKLKRQQAILDIADIITAISYFTISELEQHIDLKGKTVLLNYVGKRSIADDEAVRPESIDSSRKFFFTIGQVLEKKNFHVLLDMMKLMPAYNLYISGDNTFEYAKYIETRIAQEQICNVFLTGPISAAEKVWMYRNCEAFLFPSKFEGFGLPLIEAMLFGKPVFSSRYTSLPEVGNKYAFFWDNFDAKHMKEVVEKNLNRFYEDTSFIEQQVEYANSYTLERHMGAFLDLYRTVPLKRSKNPFNAIYNYIKFLQS; encoded by the coding sequence ATGGAAAAAAGAAGTATTTTAATCGATTTAAGATATCTGGCATACCTCAACAACGGTTTCGGACAACTGGCTTTGAATTACGGTAACTATTTTAAGGATAATCCAGAAAAAATACAGGATTTGGATATAACACTTCTTGTACCCAAAGAATATATCAATAAGTTTGGAAATAATATAAAATACCTTGAATATAAGCGTAATTACAAGGTATATCCTTTTCTACTGCCACATTATGACATATGGCACAGTATAACCCAGCAGGTAAAAACTATCTCATTGCACAGCAATACAGTAAGGATAATCAGCGTACATGACTTGAACTTCCTGTACGAAAGGGGTACAGCTAAGGCAAAAAGGAAGCTGAAAAGGCAACAGGCGATACTGGATATTGCCGATATTATTACAGCCATATCCTATTTTACGATCAGCGAACTCGAACAACATATCGATCTGAAAGGAAAAACTGTTCTATTGAACTATGTGGGGAAACGAAGTATTGCTGATGATGAAGCCGTGAGGCCGGAAAGTATAGATTCGAGCCGGAAATTCTTTTTTACAATAGGACAGGTCTTAGAGAAGAAAAACTTTCATGTGTTGCTAGATATGATGAAGCTCATGCCTGCGTATAATCTATATATAAGTGGTGATAATACATTCGAATATGCAAAATATATTGAAACGCGTATAGCCCAAGAGCAGATCTGTAATGTTTTTCTTACAGGTCCAATCAGTGCTGCAGAGAAGGTCTGGATGTACAGAAATTGTGAAGCATTCCTCTTCCCGTCCAAATTTGAGGGGTTCGGATTACCGCTTATTGAGGCCATGTTGTTTGGTAAGCCGGTTTTCTCGTCCAGATATACAAGTTTGCCCGAAGTCGGTAATAAATACGCTTTTTTCTGGGATAATTTCGATGCTAAGCATATGAAAGAAGTCGTAGAGAAAAATCTTAATAGATTCTATGAGGATACTTCATTCATTGAACAGCAGGTAGAATATGCAAATTCGTATACCTTAGAACGACATATGGGCGCATTCCTTGATTTATACAGGACTGTTCCGCTCAAGAGAAGCAAGAATCCGTTCAATGCGATTTATAATTACATCAAGTTTCTGCAAAGCTGA
- a CDS encoding peptidoglycan bridge formation glycyltransferase FemA/FemB family protein produces MTIDILEKATRDINNTPIVQQTAFWSEVKTHQGLETKAFDFKVKNRDIYTNVGGHSYTYADLLVLQKPLDSQYSIAYVPYGPEIEPSEEYQGRFLEELSEIMRSYLPKSCIAIRYDLNWQSHWCDESYFDESGLWTGPPDKKFQEFNLNYNTIEWNLRKSNSDILPSTTVFLDLSLSEEDMLMQMKPKTRYNIRLAEKKGVRVFQAGMDKISVWYKLYKETALRNGLFINDIEYFVSVLTARADDTSSPAHVELLIAEHEGEPLAAIFLVMSGHRGTYLYGASSSHKRNYMPAYALQWEAVKIAKANGCTEYDMFGVSPGPDRSHPMYGLYQFKTGFGGELFHHLGCWDYLLDEENYKYLQISEMNAQGYYLS; encoded by the coding sequence ATGACTATCGATATATTAGAAAAAGCTACACGGGATATTAATAACACGCCCATTGTACAACAAACTGCCTTTTGGTCGGAAGTGAAAACTCATCAGGGATTAGAAACTAAAGCCTTCGATTTTAAGGTGAAGAACCGTGATATATATACCAATGTGGGAGGTCATTCGTATACCTATGCAGATTTACTGGTATTACAGAAACCCCTCGATTCGCAATATAGTATAGCATATGTACCATACGGGCCGGAAATAGAACCCTCTGAAGAATATCAGGGCCGTTTTTTGGAAGAATTATCGGAAATTATGCGTTCATATTTGCCGAAAAGCTGTATTGCAATACGTTACGATCTCAATTGGCAGTCCCACTGGTGTGATGAGAGTTATTTTGATGAATCAGGCCTGTGGACAGGGCCTCCGGATAAGAAATTCCAGGAATTCAATTTAAATTACAATACAATAGAGTGGAACCTACGCAAGAGCAATTCGGACATTCTGCCATCTACAACGGTTTTTCTGGATTTATCCCTTTCGGAAGAAGATATGCTGATGCAAATGAAGCCTAAGACGCGTTATAATATACGGTTAGCCGAAAAGAAAGGTGTACGTGTATTTCAAGCCGGCATGGATAAAATATCCGTCTGGTACAAATTGTATAAAGAAACAGCACTGCGCAACGGACTTTTTATAAATGATATCGAATACTTCGTTTCAGTACTTACGGCGCGTGCGGATGATACGTCTTCTCCTGCCCATGTAGAGTTGCTGATAGCAGAGCACGAAGGAGAGCCTCTTGCCGCAATATTCCTGGTAATGTCGGGACACCGGGGGACATATCTGTATGGCGCCTCGTCGTCACATAAGCGGAATTATATGCCTGCTTATGCCTTGCAATGGGAAGCAGTAAAGATAGCTAAAGCAAACGGTTGCACGGAATATGACATGTTTGGGGTATCTCCCGGACCGGACAGATCACATCCGATGTATGGTCTTTACCAGTTTAAAACCGGATTTGGCGGAGAGCTGTTTCATCATTTGGGTTGTTGGGATTATTTGTTGGACGAGGAAAACTATAAATACTTACAGATAAGTGAGATGAATGCACAAGGGTACTATTTATCATAA
- a CDS encoding two-component regulator propeller domain-containing protein, whose translation MKKIISIFLFLTLVIGVMHAQNIFPEKFDNCKIEAFGLESKITSARISNEDLLTSLLKRHSLSKIEGILMMQIYVDKNGKACLISADNKTNIPTKEFNLSKVIETTKWTGNMSSVCAIVHITFKNGKAEVRRLGMDNNLGIHEITDKRNPLYDLPQNTKNKNTSNNPKVMKVEKTNSTWKLYTFDNSMLPDNLCWSAETDSKGNVWIGTDRGIVKIDGEKWTVFDADNSGLESNQSGHTVTWDLAVDKDDRIWTETMSKIKVYDGQNWSIIDSTNSPIKRSGKIKVQDNTVWITGFNGFYEFTDGKWSEYTVSNSGLVSNTTRGVYRDKSGNIWVATDKGISFFDGKNWKTYTSKNSKMPADGGRMVTGDKQGNIWIGVSTDKHDNIGGVVKITPDNKWIVYTMKNSELPNPTVSDIKFEGENDEIVWICTGKYLVRLEKNDWEIYDSSNSFIPDNYVSTIAFDREGNKWIATYNGVIWMNR comes from the coding sequence ATGAAAAAGATCATATCCATATTTCTATTCCTTACTCTGGTTATAGGAGTAATGCATGCTCAAAACATCTTTCCGGAGAAATTTGATAATTGCAAAATCGAAGCTTTTGGATTAGAAAGTAAGATAACTTCAGCGCGTATTTCGAATGAGGACTTGTTAACGTCTCTGTTGAAAAGGCATTCTCTATCCAAGATTGAAGGTATACTGATGATGCAAATATATGTTGACAAGAACGGAAAGGCTTGTCTGATAAGTGCAGACAATAAAACTAATATTCCAACTAAGGAGTTTAATCTAAGTAAAGTCATTGAAACAACCAAGTGGACGGGGAATATGAGTTCTGTATGTGCGATAGTTCACATAACTTTCAAAAATGGTAAAGCTGAAGTACGACGTTTAGGTATGGATAATAATCTGGGAATACATGAAATAACGGATAAACGAAATCCATTATATGATCTACCTCAAAATACAAAAAACAAGAACACCTCAAATAATCCTAAAGTTATGAAGGTTGAGAAAACCAATTCAACATGGAAATTATATACCTTCGATAATTCAATGCTTCCTGACAATCTTTGCTGGAGTGCCGAAACTGATAGTAAAGGAAATGTGTGGATTGGTACAGACAGAGGGATCGTGAAAATTGATGGAGAAAAATGGACAGTGTTCGACGCTGATAATAGCGGTCTGGAAAGTAATCAAAGCGGACATACAGTCACGTGGGATTTGGCAGTTGATAAAGACGATAGAATCTGGACGGAAACAATGTCTAAAATTAAAGTATATGATGGGCAGAATTGGAGTATTATTGACAGTACAAATTCACCCATTAAAAGATCTGGTAAAATAAAAGTACAGGATAATACGGTCTGGATAACAGGATTCAATGGATTTTACGAGTTTACTGATGGAAAATGGAGCGAATATACTGTAAGTAATTCCGGATTGGTAAGTAATACAACACGTGGTGTATACCGGGATAAATCCGGTAATATATGGGTTGCAACAGATAAAGGAATATCATTCTTTGATGGTAAAAACTGGAAAACATATACGAGTAAGAATTCAAAGATGCCTGCAGACGGAGGGAGAATGGTAACCGGTGACAAACAGGGAAATATATGGATAGGTGTAAGTACAGATAAACATGATAATATAGGTGGTGTAGTCAAAATTACCCCTGATAATAAATGGATTGTTTACACGATGAAGAACTCAGAATTACCGAATCCTACAGTCTCTGATATAAAGTTTGAAGGGGAGAATGATGAAATAGTCTGGATTTGCACGGGTAAATATTTAGTACGTCTTGAAAAAAATGATTGGGAGATATATGATAGCTCTAATTCATTTATTCCTGATAATTATGTCAGCACTATAGCCTTTGACCGTGAAGGTAATAAATGGATTGCAACATATAATGGTGTGATATGGATGAATCGGTGA
- a CDS encoding hydrogen peroxide-inducible genes activator: protein MNIQQLEYIIAVDNHRHFAKAAESSFVTQPTLSMMIQKLEDELGVKIFDRSQLPVQPTVIGTQIINQARVIVSQVKQIKEIIQEEKGVVQGVFKLGIIPTIAPYLLPKLMQVHDQNGYDIVLVIEETTTGQIIEKLLNGALDGAILATPLKNEKITEHPIYYERFYAYVSPRETSLYAKKELEEEDLNINRLWLLEEVHCFRGQILRICNMRKRKSSHSLFSYEAGSISTLINIVDNNSGLTIIPEMAIEELNEKQRRNVRPLKGVSPVREVSLVTRKEFLRERVLDIIVSEIKQSVPQPLLNLELKKFVVDI from the coding sequence ATGAATATACAGCAACTGGAATATATTATAGCAGTGGATAATCACCGCCACTTTGCTAAAGCAGCAGAGTCTTCATTTGTTACCCAGCCTACGCTGAGTATGATGATTCAGAAGTTGGAAGATGAGTTGGGTGTAAAGATATTCGACCGCAGCCAACTGCCAGTTCAGCCTACAGTAATAGGCACGCAAATTATTAATCAGGCCCGGGTAATCGTTTCACAGGTGAAACAAATAAAAGAGATCATCCAGGAAGAAAAAGGTGTAGTGCAAGGTGTATTCAAACTGGGTATTATCCCTACCATTGCTCCTTACCTGCTGCCTAAGCTGATGCAGGTGCATGATCAGAATGGCTACGATATTGTATTGGTAATAGAAGAGACCACTACAGGACAGATTATAGAAAAGCTTCTCAATGGGGCTTTGGATGGTGCAATACTGGCCACTCCGCTTAAAAACGAAAAGATCACGGAGCATCCGATTTATTATGAACGGTTCTATGCTTATGTTTCGCCTCGTGAAACATCGCTGTATGCCAAGAAAGAACTGGAGGAGGAAGATTTGAATATCAACCGCCTGTGGTTACTCGAAGAAGTACATTGTTTCCGTGGGCAAATATTGCGTATATGCAATATGCGTAAGCGCAAGAGTTCTCATTCGCTCTTCTCATACGAAGCAGGAAGCATCAGCACCCTGATCAATATCGTAGACAATAACAGCGGGCTGACCATAATCCCTGAAATGGCGATAGAGGAACTGAATGAAAAGCAGAGACGCAACGTACGCCCTTTGAAAGGGGTATCGCCTGTGCGCGAGGTGAGTCTTGTTACCCGTAAGGAATTCTTACGCGAACGGGTACTCGACATCATTGTCTCCGAGATAAAACAGTCTGTACCTCAGCCGTTATTGAACCTTGAACTGAAAAAGTTTGTGGTGGATATCTAA
- a CDS encoding YggS family pyridoxal phosphate-dependent enzyme — translation MGISENIHTIKERLPENVKLVAVSKFHPVDAIRVAYNAGQHIFGESRMQEISQKHPLLPQDIEWHFIGHLQTNKVKSIIPYTHTIHSVDSWRLLTEIEKSAARIGKRICCLLEIHIAQEEAKFGFSFEECRSFLSGNQWKDYKFAYIGGVMGMASNVEEESQIREEFKSLKLFFDEIKKDYFAEDDCFSEISMGMSGDYTIAVEEGSTMIRVGSSIFGEREY, via the coding sequence ATGGGCATATCCGAAAATATACATACCATAAAGGAACGTTTACCGGAAAATGTAAAACTGGTAGCAGTATCTAAATTCCATCCTGTTGATGCTATCAGGGTGGCTTATAATGCCGGTCAGCATATTTTTGGAGAAAGCCGGATGCAGGAGATCAGCCAAAAGCATCCCTTGCTGCCACAGGATATAGAATGGCATTTTATAGGACATCTGCAAACGAACAAAGTAAAGTCGATTATACCTTATACGCATACGATACACAGTGTCGATAGCTGGAGACTGCTGACCGAAATAGAGAAGTCCGCAGCCCGTATCGGAAAACGGATTTGCTGTTTACTGGAAATTCATATTGCGCAGGAAGAAGCCAAGTTTGGGTTTTCTTTTGAAGAATGCCGAAGTTTCTTATCGGGAAACCAATGGAAAGATTATAAATTTGCTTATATTGGAGGAGTAATGGGCATGGCATCGAATGTCGAAGAGGAATCGCAAATCAGAGAAGAATTTAAAAGTTTAAAATTATTCTTCGATGAAATAAAAAAAGACTATTTTGCAGAGGATGATTGCTTCTCTGAAATATCAATGGGTATGTCGGGAGACTATACAATAGCAGTCGAAGAAGGGTCTACAATGATAAGGGTAGGCTCATCTATTTTTGGAGAACGCGAATATTAA
- a CDS encoding DUF4494 domain-containing protein: protein MHNWFECKVSYEKMLENGMQKKVTEPYLVDALSFTEAEARIIEEIKPYITGEFTITDIKRAKLSELFFNDNGDRFFKAKVMFISLDEKSGTEKKTAVNMLAQASDLKEALKVVEKGMEGTLADYAIASLSETMIMDVFPYSEDQKKKIVLV, encoded by the coding sequence ATGCACAATTGGTTTGAATGCAAGGTAAGCTACGAAAAAATGCTGGAAAACGGCATGCAGAAAAAAGTTACAGAACCTTATCTTGTAGATGCTCTATCATTTACAGAAGCAGAAGCACGTATCATAGAAGAAATAAAACCTTATATAACAGGTGAATTTACCATCACGGATATTAAACGCGCTAAATTGTCCGAGTTGTTTTTTAACGACAATGGCGACCGCTTCTTCAAAGCTAAAGTGATGTTTATCTCTTTGGACGAAAAGAGTGGCACGGAGAAGAAAACGGCCGTAAACATGCTGGCTCAGGCTTCGGACCTGAAGGAGGCGCTGAAAGTTGTAGAAAAAGGCATGGAGGGTACTTTGGCCGATTATGCCATAGCCTCCCTGAGTGAAACAATGATAATGGATGTATTCCCTTATTCGGAAGACCAGAAGAAAAAAATAGTTCTTGTATAA